Proteins encoded in a region of the Streptomyces sp. PCS3-D2 genome:
- a CDS encoding hemolysin family protein, translating to MTEILLLLLALALTLACAVFVAAEFSLTTVERSELERAAAAGERGAESALKAAKKLTFQLSGAQLGITVTSLVIGMLAEPSVSALLRGPLTAAGLPDGAVATTATLLGVALSTVVLMVVGELVPKNWAISRPLAVAKVVAGPQRAFTAVFAPLIRHLNNTANRLVRRFGLEPAEELASARTPEELVALARHSAREGAIEADSAELFVKTLHLGELTAENVMTPRVDVRALEAHATALDAAHLTLATGISRFPVYRDSLDEVVGTVHVRDVLALEEDKRPLTPIVDLMTEPLLVPHSLPVDTLLGRLRRARTMAVVIDEYGGTAGVATVEDIVEEVVGEVRDEHDPMEVPDLIEAPDEDGRKVWEADGSVRLDELAEIGLTVPEGPYETLAGLIATRLERIPVERDTVDVDGWQLTVLDVDHHRADRVTLTMPAATHTHEEDAR from the coding sequence GTGACCGAGATCCTGCTGCTGCTCCTCGCGCTCGCCCTGACGCTGGCCTGCGCGGTGTTCGTCGCCGCCGAGTTCTCCCTGACCACCGTCGAGCGCAGTGAGCTGGAGCGCGCTGCCGCCGCCGGTGAACGGGGAGCCGAGAGCGCGTTGAAGGCTGCCAAAAAGCTGACCTTCCAGCTGTCCGGTGCCCAGTTGGGCATCACAGTGACCTCGCTCGTCATCGGCATGCTCGCCGAGCCGTCCGTCTCCGCCCTGCTGCGCGGGCCGCTGACCGCGGCCGGACTGCCCGACGGGGCCGTCGCCACCACGGCGACGCTGCTCGGCGTGGCGCTGTCCACGGTCGTCCTGATGGTCGTCGGCGAGCTGGTCCCCAAGAACTGGGCGATCTCCCGCCCGCTGGCCGTGGCGAAGGTGGTGGCCGGTCCGCAGCGTGCCTTCACCGCCGTCTTCGCACCGCTGATCCGGCACCTGAACAACACCGCCAACCGCCTGGTGCGCCGCTTCGGGCTGGAGCCCGCCGAGGAGCTCGCCTCGGCCCGTACCCCGGAGGAACTGGTCGCGCTCGCCCGGCACTCCGCCCGCGAGGGCGCGATAGAGGCCGATTCCGCCGAACTGTTCGTGAAGACCCTGCACCTGGGCGAGCTGACCGCCGAGAACGTGATGACGCCCCGCGTGGACGTGCGGGCCCTGGAGGCCCACGCCACCGCGCTCGACGCCGCCCATCTGACCCTGGCCACCGGCATCTCGCGGTTCCCGGTCTACCGGGACTCGCTGGACGAGGTCGTCGGCACCGTCCACGTCCGGGACGTGCTGGCCCTGGAGGAGGACAAACGGCCCCTCACCCCGATCGTGGACCTGATGACCGAACCGCTGCTGGTTCCGCACTCGCTGCCCGTGGACACCCTGCTGGGTCGCCTCCGCAGGGCCCGCACGATGGCCGTGGTGATCGACGAGTACGGCGGCACCGCCGGTGTGGCCACCGTGGAGGACATCGTCGAGGAGGTCGTCGGCGAGGTGCGCGACGAGCACGACCCGATGGAGGTCCCCGACCTGATCGAGGCCCCGGACGAGGACGGCCGCAAGGTGTGGGAGGCCGACGGCAGTGTGCGCCTCGACGAGCTGGCCGAGATCGGCCTCACCGTGCCCGAGGGTCCCTACGAGACACTCGCCGGCCTGATCGCCACGCGCCTCGAACGCATCCCCGTCGAACGGGACACGGTGGACGTCGACGGCTGGCAGCTGACCGTGCTCGACGTCGACCATCACCGGGCGGACCGGGTGACGCTCACCATGCCCGCCGCCACCCACACGCACGAGGAGGATGCCCGATGA
- a CDS encoding sporulation protein encodes MVFKRLLGSMGVGGPAVDTVLDPVSPVPGGSLSGEVRLTGGRADYDIEHITLELVARVEAETEHGEHDGVAVFERFTVGGGFRLHEGEQRNIPFTVALPWETPVTELHGQALGIVLGVRTELGVSGARDKGDLDAFTVRPLPVQEAVLEALGQLGFGFKSADLEYGHIGGTGQQLPFYQEIELSPAPSYAHRVNEIEVTFLASAAGMDVVLEVDKRGGFSGGHDALARHTVRHDQVAHTDWNAEVDGWIRALIEAHGAHAPHASYGHDPYGHAGHKDDHHGGHRSGPGMGTVVAAGAAGLAVGVVGGMVAAEVIDEVGDFFEDDEDEGDDEA; translated from the coding sequence ATGGTGTTCAAGCGACTGCTCGGCTCGATGGGCGTCGGCGGTCCTGCCGTCGACACGGTCCTCGACCCGGTGAGCCCGGTACCCGGTGGCAGCCTGTCCGGCGAGGTCCGGCTCACCGGGGGCCGCGCGGACTACGACATCGAGCACATCACCCTCGAACTCGTCGCCCGTGTCGAGGCGGAGACCGAGCACGGCGAGCACGACGGCGTCGCCGTCTTCGAGCGCTTCACCGTCGGCGGCGGCTTCCGCCTCCACGAGGGCGAACAGCGCAACATTCCGTTCACCGTCGCCCTGCCCTGGGAGACCCCCGTCACCGAGCTGCACGGCCAGGCCCTCGGCATCGTCCTCGGGGTGCGCACCGAACTCGGCGTGTCCGGAGCCAGGGACAAGGGCGACCTCGACGCCTTCACCGTCCGTCCGCTCCCGGTCCAGGAGGCCGTGCTGGAGGCCCTGGGGCAGCTCGGCTTCGGCTTCAAGTCCGCCGACCTCGAGTACGGACACATCGGGGGCACCGGCCAGCAGCTGCCCTTCTACCAGGAGATCGAGCTGAGCCCCGCCCCGAGCTACGCCCACCGGGTCAACGAGATCGAGGTCACTTTCCTCGCCTCCGCGGCCGGCATGGACGTCGTCCTGGAGGTGGACAAGCGCGGCGGGTTCTCCGGCGGCCACGACGCCCTCGCCCGTCACACGGTCCGCCACGACCAGGTGGCCCACACGGACTGGAACGCCGAAGTCGACGGCTGGATCCGCGCCCTGATCGAGGCGCACGGCGCGCACGCGCCCCACGCCTCCTACGGGCACGACCCCTACGGCCACGCGGGCCACAAGGACGATCACCACGGAGGCCACCGGTCCGGCCCCGGCATGGGAACGGTCGTCGCCGCCGGTGCGGCCGGACTGGCGGTCGGCGTGGTGGGCGGCATGGTGGCGGCCGAAGTCATCGACGAGGTAGGCGACTTCTTCGAGGACGACGAGGACGAGGGCGACGACGAAGCCTGA
- a CDS encoding antitoxin yields the protein MLDGLKGLVGKATELATEHREVLAQGLEKAADVVDEKTDGKYADHIDTGVEKAKGFLTGLGEKA from the coding sequence ATGCTCGACGGTCTGAAGGGTCTGGTCGGCAAGGCGACCGAACTGGCGACGGAGCACCGTGAGGTCCTGGCACAGGGCCTGGAGAAGGCGGCCGACGTCGTCGACGAGAAGACGGACGGCAAGTACGCCGACCACATCGACACCGGGGTGGAGAAGGCCAAGGGCTTCCTCACCGGGCTGGGGGAGAAGGCGTAG
- a CDS encoding M56 family metallopeptidase, with translation MGVFVFLPLVLPLTAWPIARLAEQHLHPRTATGLLTAVAAVLACCSTLCLALVMVVGTAQLPGNPLPDSWSDPEVREAVPYDEVAGRIAIPALLTVLTSCSAAVWRQHRIRRRTEEALRTARPGPVAVLPDEAPYAYALPGRGLDRVVVSTGMLAALTSRERRALFAHERAHLSGRHHRFLLTVRLAAHANPFLLPLRTAVAYTCERWADEEAAARIGSRRTVARAIGKAALVSPGGPPVAAAHFAMAGPVPRRVAALLGPAPAGGAWPPAFTRAGLAVWTAAGGATASALSSANAAVTLYFILHAATFSA, from the coding sequence ATGGGGGTCTTCGTCTTCCTGCCGCTCGTCCTTCCGCTCACCGCCTGGCCGATCGCCCGTCTGGCGGAGCAACATCTCCACCCGCGCACCGCGACCGGGCTGTTGACGGCCGTCGCGGCCGTCCTGGCCTGCTGCAGCACGCTGTGCCTCGCCCTCGTCATGGTCGTGGGCACCGCGCAACTGCCGGGCAATCCCCTGCCCGACAGCTGGTCGGACCCGGAGGTCCGGGAGGCCGTACCGTACGACGAGGTCGCCGGGCGGATCGCCATCCCGGCGCTGCTGACCGTACTGACGTCCTGTTCCGCTGCGGTCTGGCGGCAGCACAGGATCCGGCGGCGCACGGAGGAGGCACTGCGCACGGCCCGCCCGGGGCCGGTGGCCGTACTGCCGGACGAGGCTCCGTACGCGTACGCGCTGCCCGGCCGCGGACTCGACCGGGTCGTCGTCAGCACCGGCATGCTCGCGGCGCTCACCTCCCGTGAGCGACGGGCCCTGTTCGCACACGAGCGGGCCCACCTGTCCGGACGTCACCACCGGTTCCTGCTCACCGTCCGGCTCGCGGCACACGCCAATCCCTTCCTGCTGCCGCTGCGGACGGCCGTGGCCTACACCTGCGAGCGGTGGGCCGACGAGGAGGCCGCGGCGCGGATCGGCAGCAGGCGGACCGTGGCTCGGGCCATCGGCAAGGCCGCCCTGGTCTCCCCCGGCGGGCCGCCGGTCGCGGCGGCGCACTTCGCGATGGCCGGGCCGGTACCGCGCCGCGTGGCCGCGCTGCTGGGCCCGGCCCCCGCCGGGGGAGCCTGGCCGCCCGCCTTCACCCGGGCCGGCCTGGCGGTGTGGACCGCGGCCGGCGGGGCGACGGCCTCGGCGCTGTCCTCCGCGAACGCGGCCGTCACCCTCTACTTCATCCTGCACGCGGCCACGTTCTCCGCCTGA
- a CDS encoding BlaI/MecI/CopY family transcriptional regulator: MTGERRGGSGQHPRRRGQGELEIAVLSALGEAPGPVTVPWVQERLGGGLAYTTVITILTRLHAKGAVTRRREGRSFQWTPVADGAGLAALRMRKVLDGEENRQAVLTSFVTALPPGDEQLLRDLLAQAAEEEED, encoded by the coding sequence ATGACGGGCGAGCGCAGAGGCGGCTCCGGGCAGCACCCGCGCCGACGCGGTCAGGGCGAGCTGGAGATCGCCGTCCTGTCCGCCCTGGGCGAGGCACCGGGTCCGGTGACCGTGCCCTGGGTGCAGGAGCGCCTGGGCGGCGGGCTCGCCTACACGACCGTGATCACGATCCTCACCCGGCTGCACGCGAAGGGCGCCGTGACCCGTCGGCGGGAGGGCAGGTCCTTCCAGTGGACACCGGTCGCGGACGGGGCCGGTCTGGCCGCGCTGCGCATGCGCAAGGTGCTGGACGGCGAGGAGAACCGGCAGGCGGTGCTCACCAGCTTCGTCACGGCCCTGCCGCCCGGGGACGAGCAGTTGCTCCGCGACCTGCTGGCCCAGGCGGCCGAGGAGGAGGAAGACTGA
- a CDS encoding nitroreductase family protein, which yields MTAAHPTLDSDTVARLVGDAVTAPSMHNAQPWKFVFRRADGVIELYGDAERSMPRTDPDHRALHLGCAAALFNLRVSAVRHGLRARVRLLPDASQPWLLATAALGAPSDEDLDLAVLHDALRRRHTSRFPFSDEPVPDALLDGLKGAALLEGCRLAVAGDWHLDTVLGLVRDAEHREDMDPLVRAETSAWASPARTASGARRDGVPADAFGPRSSAGAAPVRDFGRDHPMADRGWAVFEKRPQLALLGTPADTRVDWLRAGQALERVLLQATADGLATSMTSQPLDWPELRWTARDPLAAMGHVQMVVRLGYGPQGPGTPRRPVSDVLEIRA from the coding sequence ATGACCGCAGCACACCCGACCCTCGACTCCGACACCGTCGCCCGGCTCGTCGGCGACGCCGTCACCGCCCCGTCCATGCACAACGCCCAGCCGTGGAAGTTCGTCTTCCGCCGTGCCGACGGCGTCATCGAGCTGTACGGCGACGCGGAACGCTCCATGCCCCGCACCGATCCGGACCACCGTGCTCTCCACCTCGGTTGCGCGGCGGCCCTGTTCAACCTCCGGGTGTCCGCGGTCCGGCACGGACTCCGGGCACGGGTGCGCCTGTTGCCCGACGCCTCGCAGCCGTGGCTGTTGGCGACCGCGGCCCTCGGCGCACCGTCCGACGAGGACCTCGACCTGGCCGTGCTGCACGACGCGCTCCGCCGTCGGCACACCAGCCGCTTCCCGTTCAGTGACGAACCGGTACCGGACGCCCTCCTGGACGGGCTGAAGGGCGCCGCGCTGCTGGAGGGCTGCCGGCTCGCCGTCGCGGGCGACTGGCACCTGGATACCGTGCTCGGCCTGGTACGGGACGCGGAACACCGGGAGGACATGGACCCGCTCGTCCGCGCGGAGACCTCGGCCTGGGCCTCGCCCGCGCGCACCGCGTCCGGTGCACGCCGCGACGGCGTTCCCGCCGACGCGTTCGGTCCGCGGAGCTCCGCGGGCGCCGCCCCCGTGCGGGACTTCGGCCGGGACCACCCCATGGCGGACCGCGGCTGGGCCGTGTTCGAGAAGCGGCCCCAGCTCGCGCTGCTCGGCACCCCGGCGGACACCCGGGTCGACTGGCTGCGGGCCGGCCAGGCCCTGGAGCGCGTCCTCCTCCAGGCCACCGCCGACGGCCTGGCCACCTCGATGACCTCGCAGCCCCTGGACTGGCCGGAACTGCGATGGACGGCCCGTGACCCGCTCGCCGCCATGGGGCACGTGCAGATGGTCGTGCGCCTGGGATACGGCCCTCAGGGCCCGGGGACGCCCCGCCGTCCGGTCTCCGACGTTCTGGAGATCCGGGCGTAG
- a CDS encoding CBS domain-containing protein translates to MKHIKVADLMTDEVVSVAPETAFKDVAKLLAQYGVSGLPVLDDEDRVVGVVSQTDLLAHLAPASHPPQEPGGVAEPPTAGDVMSAPAVTVGAEVTAGDAARLMTRRGVERLPVVDEEERLVGIVTRRDLLRLFVRPDSEIRRRVTDEVLAEVLDVPLGDVAVHVVDGIVTLDGSVERQSLLPVLVRLVEQLDGVVAVASHVTARTDDTSAARTGRAGRTVMW, encoded by the coding sequence ATGAAGCACATCAAGGTGGCGGATCTGATGACCGACGAGGTCGTCTCGGTGGCCCCGGAGACCGCCTTCAAGGACGTCGCCAAGCTCCTCGCCCAGTACGGCGTCTCCGGGCTGCCCGTCCTCGACGACGAGGACCGCGTCGTGGGCGTCGTGTCGCAGACCGACCTCCTGGCCCACCTGGCACCGGCATCGCACCCCCCGCAGGAACCCGGCGGGGTGGCGGAGCCGCCCACGGCCGGTGACGTCATGTCCGCCCCTGCGGTCACCGTCGGCGCCGAGGTGACGGCCGGTGACGCGGCCCGGCTGATGACCCGCCGGGGCGTCGAGCGGCTGCCCGTGGTGGACGAGGAGGAACGGCTGGTCGGCATCGTCACCCGCAGGGACCTGCTGCGCCTGTTCGTGCGTCCGGACTCCGAAATACGCCGGCGGGTCACCGACGAGGTCCTCGCCGAGGTACTGGACGTGCCGCTCGGCGACGTCGCCGTCCACGTCGTGGACGGCATCGTGACACTGGACGGCAGCGTCGAGCGGCAGAGCCTGCTCCCCGTGCTGGTGCGTCTGGTGGAACAGCTCGACGGAGTCGTCGCCGTCGCGTCCCACGTCACGGCCCGCACCGACGACACCTCCGCCGCCCGCACGGGCCGCGCCGGCCGTACGGTGATGTGGTGA